The region TAAAGCATTGAATATTGAATATGCATTGAATGTTGAATATGGATTCAATATTGATTGAATCATTAAATTGAATGAAGATTTGTGTGTTGAAATGTTGAATTCACCTCTGAATGTCATGGGTAACTTGTGTGAGATTCCTTTAGTTTCCACGGTAATAGAGGCCACAGAAGATCTCCTAGCTAGATGCAATGTCAATGCCACTGTTATTCCAGGGGGGTCAACTCCTTATTGTACTTGCAGAAACTTGGTGCAATCATGTAAGTGTCACTTGCTTTAGCAAGAAGAAACCTTGTAATTGTgtatcaatgaaaacaattcagtTTTACCTTAAAATACTTTTCAcccttttcattttctattcaataaattgttaaaaatagtGTTTTGTTGAGGAAATGATTATTGACTTTCACAAGAAACGGTTTCAcaatttgttaaaaataaagtGCTGTCTTGGGATCAACATGTTTAGAAACGGTCATTGTAAGCATCAATTTTCacgaaaactttttttgaacaCTACACCTGCCTAATAAATGTCATATTCATGTAAGAACAATCCCCAGCAATGTTGCACTTTGTTCAGCTTACGGGTTGAATAATCTTGTTGAGTCATAATACGCATTATTATTGAACTCAAGCTTAGACAACTTTAACAAGTTACAGCGAAGTTCTAAACTTTGTCACTCAATAAGAGGCAGTAGTTATCACTAGCTAAATAAGATCTTACTCTTTTAGAAAACTGAATCGGCATTTGATATAAATTTTAGTAACTTATTTATATAGTAATACTTTTGCCTTATTATTGAATCTAATTCAAAGGAAAGTTTCAAAATCTATTTTTGGTTTAGTTTGTGTCCCATTCATTGAGcgttcaatattattttgattgaaTCTTTAGGGATGCTGGTTCCAAGTGTCCAGTTGATAATGAACATCTGGATGAGTGGCaggtgattattattattattattattattattattattattattattattattattattattattattattattattattaatgttatgTATCAGTATATATGCACTcagtgattttgtttcaagcaatctgattggttcactacCTTGGAGTAGGAGTAATTGAGCGTTATTCAGTCCCTGAGGATTTAACTATGGTTGatcttcagaaaaaaaaacttgcatttcaagattaatttgcatttcaagattaaattgcatttcatcaattaaattgaatttgaatagTTTTCTTCTGCAAAATTTTATGTTGAGATTGAGTGTTGTTGAGATTACTTTGTGAGTGTACGtgtactaaaacaattttcatcGTTATTCTTTTCAGTCTCTGTGAATAGTGGCAGAATTTTAACCTTGATTTAAGGggagaaaaaacaattatcGTAACTCTTCATTGTGGGGACCAATATTGAAATAGAGATCTGTTATAGTCACAGGACAActcaaagtaaaatttaaaatttaaggcTTTTTTTCTGGATTGAGACCTATTAAAACCTTGCACATGATTTTAGACCAAATTTCTCTATTGAAAACTTATTTGGGAGACTTTCTTACATTattggaataaaattgttattttttaatcttGTTGCAATCTTAGCTCAATCCAGACATCTTTACCAAGCGGGAAATGCTCAATCACCCTGTTTTTTGTCGATTGAAGAAAGTCCATGAGTGCCCGTGGAAAGGGCCTCTAGGCAAGCTTGAGGTATGCTAACAGTATAGCTTTAGAGCTGTGAATCCCTCCCTTGTGAAATGAAGCTGGAAATTCCAAGGAATTTCCTAAGAATTCCCAGGAATTTATTATCAAGAATAGGGATTCTTAGGAATAAAGGTGTGAAATTTCACGCTTATTGGAGCATGGATTTCCAAGCTTTCATTGCTGGTAGATTAGGGTGTGAAAAATTCTTAGGATTTCCCAAGAATTCCAAGGAATCCTAAGAAGGAAAActaaacagaaaaaacaatCTCAATTCTTTATTAGGAATAATTCATAAGAATTGCTAGGATTTGCTCGCAATTCCTGGCAATAATAGTCCAGATTAGGGACTAACGTTAGATTATCAGACCACATTTAAAGTATTTCTAATGAAAATGCCTGAGAAATCAACAGTGCAGCTACgttgtaaaaatttttttttttttaacacacTAAAAAAATAGCAATGTAGTGCTTTCTGAACCAAATGGAGTCTTTGCAATCCATCTTGCAACAGTCTGGTTTATGCTCATTTTGTTCCACAGCCTTTTCATTCCAAGAACAAAGAGTGGAATGAAATGACCATGGATGAAACGACCAGATAGTCTAACAGTCGTGTTATAATTTTCATTCTGTCAAGTCAACCagtttttaaaaacttgaGTGCTGTGAAAAAgttttattaagaaaatagaGATCCTAAAATCCACTTTAATACTGAATATACCTTTAGAACGGTAGCTTTGTATAGAATATGGTTCTTACCTTGGAATTCTTGCTAGACAGCCTTTAGTTAGTCATTCCTTGTGAGATATCTTCATTGCTGCTATGGGCAAGTTGTGCCTCCCCCACTGGACCACAAAAAAGACCATTTTGATCAGTAATGTTACAGTATTTTAACTAATAACTGAAATtagttgaaagaaaagatcAAGACAAGCTTGAATGTATGAGCTgtcaaatttttcttcaaaagccAGTTTGAAGTTGCAATCCCACTTTTAAGGAAATCCGCAATccacagaaaaaaatctcCGATGATAGTTATGTTACTTACTCATTGTTGGGTTTGTTTCTTCCAGTTACCAGATAggcaaatttttgcttttcataaaACCTTGAAAATTGAATCTCTCTAGTTCTGTAAAGTTCTTCTCAATCATGTGGGAGCAACCCACAGCTTAGAGAGACAGcactttcattaatttttttattatcaagGAGGGAgtaaaatataactttttttttccatgataAAAGTGCAAATCATTAAAGCCATGAGATAATTGACAAATCATAGCATGTGTACAATCCGAGATGGTGGTGGGGTCATCTAAACAGAGAACCTCAAAAGGAGACCTACATGATATAAAACTCTTTAAAAaggttttgaagaaaattcatTAGACTAGATTTGGAAATAAACCTGCGcaaattttagcaaaaaaaagaaaacaacatcaaGACTGTAGAAATAAATTTGATGAAGGTAACTGACAGTTCTGGAAACTGCTAGGGTTTTCCTTATAACTGGTGATGATTATTgcacaattattattggttgATGAGTAGTGTGTGTCTgtcaaattataataattattgcacctGAGAGGTTGCTAAGTAGAAGAGCAGCATAAGAGTGGTACAATTAAGGACGAAGGTGATACCTTGGTGCAACTCTAGCTTCTCCAGTGCTTAGCACCCTCTCAATCtcaagtgcatccataacgTGATGGGCAAATGCCAAACATATAAatcaatagtaataattattgttttataacattaatgttattttgtcAACTTTTCGTTTCTCCAAACCAGTggaaagcttacagacatgaGTTGCAGTGCAGGCTTCATTTTATCATCAGCATGGGTCCATAAGATTAGTGAGCATGCTGATGATGTAAGCAAATTTCTTGACTTTGCTGGCTATGTTATGAAATAGTTTGTGCAGGTTCAATCATGTTGAGAAAGGTTCAGTGTTTGAGAATTGTTCTTGCTATCCTAGGATCACTTGAATGAGTGTGGCTTTGTCGATGTGTCTTGCCCTAAGAATTGCGGTAAGAAATTCCAAAGGAAAGATCTGGAAAAGCATTTGGAGGATGACTGTCCAAATAGGACCATCCCTTGCACCTTCTGCGCTGAAGAGGTTTTGTGGAATAGCCTGGAGGTTTGTTGTGGCACTCAGTTTACTGTCTTTTGGGTTGAAAAGGCATTCACTTAACTctactttgacagacatgTAGCAGTTACTTCCAATACACCTGATTTGGTGAAGAATATGGTCTTTGTGAAACTCAGATATTGGAATTATTGTGGAAATCAAGTGTGTCCATAAGCAAAGATCATCAGGGTCAAGGAAACCTCTTTATGCAGTTGCAAGGAAGggtggaaaaaaataatgacagaTTTTTGAATGAGAGTTGAACCCATGGCTGTCTTTTGTTCTGCACTCTGCTCTAAAATTGAGCTTTGATGCCATCAAGGAGCTGGACTTTTCTGTATTCCCTTAGAAGTCGAAGTACAAAGAAGTGTATCTGTTGAGAGACACCAGTGATCAGTGACTGGTGTCCAAGTACACAATAGCTATTATTGTGAGTGCACCTCATCTCTAATAGATGAGTTTCAGCACTGGTGCCTGGCAAGAGGCTGACATTAAAATCAATGGTATGAACAGCTTAGAAATGCTATCAGAAGGAAAACACCGTCACAAAATTATAGCTGAAGTGATCTATTATGCTGTTTTTTCTCACAGAATTCACATCTTCACACAACCCTAACAAATTCACATCTTCACATAACACTAAGCCTAAAAACCCTTAAACCCTAGCCATTATCAGCTTAGCCTTGCAATCAGTCAATACCTCTTTTTCCTCTTACTCAAAATCTTGCTGAATTTCCAGGGCATATGTTTGAACATTCAGTATAGTTATACTTTATCAGCATAGAATGATTtgtcacaaaacaaaaattaacattatttgcgcagaatcattttcaaggTTGCCCTCAATATCCTTTGTCTTGTGAGAAGTgcggaaaagaaaacattccaAGAAATGAGGTTAGTTCATTTTTGTTGGAAAGGTGGTGTACTCTGAGTGACTTACATCTGTCTGAACCACACAAATGGACAGTGCTTTTTgcatgctctgattggctagcttgTAGGAGAAAAGTCAAGTCCTTTGTTATCTTCTGATGAAGCGAAAAAAATTGGGACCCCAGTGGTCTTGGTTACGTCATCAAGCGGTTACAACTTTTGTATGCTATATACAATTAAAATGGTATGACGGGGCGCGTGAGCGTAGCCCGCTGACTATAGTGAAAACCTAATATAAAGAtataaacttaaaatttaaatcatATGCAAAAATTGATAAACCATATAGGATCTCTAAAATCTAAAATGGTAGTTGCACAATCATTAAAATCCTCTCAAATGTATAACTTATTCGACTGTCAATAATTTCCTTGATGATTAATGGACCGGAAAATATTGAAGGAAGGAAATTAATAAATGGAGGGCGGTAGTCATTGTTCATGCTGCAACTTTAAACGTCCGAGAGATGTTTAATGTTCCCGAGATTACAGCCTTATGCATATTATGAAGAACTCCCTTAGTCTTACTTAATTCCGACCAATTCGTTCAACTCGGCTTCTAAGTCTCGGGATCATCCCCCTAATACGTCCATTATGATATTATATTGTTATAtacctagactttcactcagcaaaacgagcatcgtgattggttgattcttggtcacgtgcccctgatcaaattcaaatgtatcccgatcgggatacaattgagcagttgttgtctgcgcgtcgcacgtgatcagtgcatgactaaatttcaaatgacgtgatcttcagcacgtgctcacgtcagcttgattctcatagcaaagaagccaagagcaaagagcaaatttctgaagcatgttaccgtcgatttttataattcctagtgagtttttattccttattgagtttataaaagcattatattattatattagctatTAATTTTCCATGTctttcgaaacatttgtaagttaagacttctcattcagctggattgacgattgtaaataaagacgttctgcggtcttcagttgtttttttgttattgttatgtgattgtttaagggaaagtctaaatatataacaaagcacttaatgtatagtccctcgggaaactagttagtttcgttttccctcgagtcctaatgtttccctcgacttcgtctcgggaaacatcaggactctcgggaaaacaaaactaactgtttccctcgggaccatacattaagtgtatattgTTACACTTTGTATCCTTGGTAGTTCTGCTTTAATTAacgtcattattattattattattattattattattattattattattatcaaaaaaTCTTTATTCAATACTCGTAAAAAAGACGTATGTACAGTGCTTCACTTAAAAAGAATTAAGTTTGTACCTTAACAtctgttaaaaagaaaagaaaaatcataaTGTCTCAATATCTCTTGAACTATAATCCACGAAAATGTTTCTCTACTAATTATTACGATTACTATTAGCAATCACTACCAATATTTAACATCTTTTCACTAATTCCTCTTTAAAATCTGCTACGGTTTCAACATGAATCAACAAGGATAAGAATATTAAGTAGTAGTAATAAATGAATATGCAATATTCAATATCTTTTCtctaaatcaaaatctagCGTCCTAAAAGTCctgctaaaaataataatgataataaaataaaaagatataTATGAAGTAAGGAAACACATCAATAGTCCGATTTAATGGCTCCTTCAACAACTTCGACGTCGATATCAACATTCTTAATGTCACACGGCACTCTTCTTGTCCTAGAGCCTCGAAGACAAACCAACGCAGATCTCAAGAGTGCGTATTAATTACTTAATTACTTAATTGATTACTAGTTGTGTATCAGCAGTGgatgattttgattttttgttctcCAGATGCAAGATCACAACGAGAAAGAGTGTCCAAGGGCGGAGCTCAAGTGTCCTTTCAGTGTTGTGGGCTGTCCATTTGAGGTACAAtaagcatttttttccctGCAAAATATAGAAGAGGCAGCGTTATTGTAAGGAATTAATAGATAATGACGATCTAatttagtattcttttgttatattgctaataagcctttctaaccttGCTACTTTGGGCAAACATTTGATTAAAACTTAAACCAAAGTAAGGCCAGTAGATGTAATTAACATAAAtctataaaataaacagaacattACTTGGCCGCGCGGGGACACAGATTTTATCTTCAAGCATCACGAGTGAGCGAAGCGAAGGAGtgaggccccgtccacacgaagacgattgtaaacgcaaaagctagtaaacgcaaaccTTTTTATGtgtttaggccttccgtccacacgaagacgatgaaaacgctcaccgtaaacgcataaattcgaaaacgctctccaaagtggataaatttgaaaacgccgtctatgcgtcttcgtgtggacggccgTAAACGTATATTTTCGAAAACGTTGtgaaaacgctgacgtcagatgtcagcgccagtctcttttatcgggtggcgctgaagcaaagattgcagGCTCAAATTGATAACGCATGCGCGTTCGGTGTATGACAtcgttttatgcgtttacgagcgttttcgtgtggacgggtgaAAACGCCACGTAAATCATGATCGTATTCGTGTGggcggagataaaaatatgagcttactagcgtttgcgtttacaatcgtcttcgtgtggacggggcctgagagatactttcagcacgagaagataaaatacCCATCCCCCAGCGGCCATATaatgttctgtttattttatagaTACCGATAAAATGTCcacatttactttttttcattcattttcgaaacagtaaaaaaatgcaattaaaGTGGTCACCTATCGCAAAATGCCTGTCACCAAAACGTTATGAAACTCAGAGATAAAGTTATAAAGGCGatataatgacaataatactTATATTTGCCGTTTCAAAAAGTCCAAATTCTATTGAAGAGGAGAAAAATTCTACAACAGCAAAAGCGTATCTCAAAAAAGCCATTTTgtgattgaaatttgaaaagggCCGGCGGCGCGCTTGAGCGAGAAGCTCTCTCGTAATTGGCTAAGCATGCCTCCAGCCATTGCGACACCAATATCCTCACAcgtaaatgataaaaatagtatcttCACCACGCGCGATGAAGAACTGATatgtttttttggtaaaaggGAAAATCTTGGTATTTCATTAGTATGTATGTAATAATAGAAGAGGTGTAACTTTTTACTGTGGGAATACCGACTCCATAGTTTATTTGCACCATTGATTTCTAGTTGGACAAGAGTGCAttctggtttttttttgtcttgtttgtttgctgttgttgttgttttttcacgTTGGGTATTTGATTCCTTCAAAAGGGAACTCGCCCAGCAGTGAATGAACATGTTAAGCAACAGGTGTTCAGTCATTTGATGGACCTCACAAAGGAATTCGGAGCATTGAAGATTGAGCGGCCAGGCCTCCAAGCACCAAAGAGTCTCGCTCGACGCACCAGGGGTGGGGTAGAAGCCCAGGAGAAGGCTAGTCAAAACGTGCTTCTCATGAATTTGGCGACATTGTGTCAACAACAGCAAACGGAAATCGATGGATTGAGACGCCTTGTTAATGATATGACAGGCATGGTGGAGCGTTTGGAACGTCGCCTTAATGAGTCGTGCATGAGAGTGGAAACGCCGTTGCAAGAACTTACTTTCAGGTTGGTGAGATGTTACGTGATCGCGCAGTGACTCCTAGGAAATCCACTGCTCGAGGTGCTAACAGCCATCGCTGCTACCTTTGTTGCGTTCGCACGGCGTAAGCTCTGTGTCAGCGATATGAACGAGAAATTCGCCATTCCTTCTAGACTCCTGAGATCTCATAATTCTTTTGCCGCGAACTTAATCGCGTAATCTATTCTAATTTTTCACGGTGTTAATGGTGCAACACCAACTAAGAGGCAGTCATAGGTCAATTCGTCGTCATAAGTGAGGGGCTCTAATCTTTTGCAGATGGCAGTACTTTCCTCCACTGTTGCCTTGCACTGGTCTCTTCAGGGATTCCATCCCGCAACTGCCCGCACGGTTGTTCAGTACGTTATCAACTGATCCACTGCAGGCAGTGAATCCACGTCTTCAGTGATCTCAGGAACCACGGTTAAAACTCTTCGAGGAGATTTGACTCATCTGCTTTGTTGGAAAGATGTTTGAATCGTATGTTACCAGCAATTAATGGTTCTTATTTCAGTCAGTGTTGCAGCGCGAGCTGGTGGATTTCTGAAATCCCTGCCATCAGATCCGTTCCGGGGAAGGTGCAAAATTTGCAGAGGTCAAGCTTCGCTCAGCCACGCATCTCCTTCTCATAAAAACACGAAAATCTGGGTTATAGTTATCTGGTTTTTATCTCTCGAAATGAAATTCTGAgttgaaatccaaaaacttTCAAAGAGCTTTCGCAAAAGGCAAATTTTATCCCGGCCTTTGCCGCTTGCCGGAAACTTGAAGCTTTACCTCTTAAAATCTTTTCGCCTGCGAACCCGGGTCGATTCAATGCCAGAATCATTGCAAGCGAAGACATCGCTTGATTACAGTAACAAGAGTTTTCATATCTTGGATGAGCTCTCTTTGTCCACGACACGTTTTTGTTCAGTTGTGGTGTCTTTTGCTACAGTGCactaaatacaaaaaaatcttCGCTGTAAATCTGATGGGTTGTTTCTGTGGTAACTGCATGAGTTAACTCCTCTTAATTCTTTCTAGTCTTTCTCgaacaaaaaacacaaagtgaTCAGTATGGTCGcaactgaataaaaataagaaatttttaCCATGCGGCCGAAGGATAAAAATCCGCTCTCTTTTGTTAGGCTCAACCGTCAAGAAACGAGAGCGTTTGAGTTCGAAGGCCGTGTGTGCAATGGCTCTTACACCTGGAAGATTGAAAACTACCGACAGCGTCGCCAGGACGCCATCAGCGGCATTGCAACGGCCCTACACAGCCCAGCCTTCTATACCAGCCTCTATGGTTACAAGCTGTGCTTGCGTATTAACTTGAATGGCGTGGACAGTGGAGTTGGAAGATACATTGCTCTGTTTGTTCAC is a window of Acropora palmata chromosome 11, jaAcrPala1.3, whole genome shotgun sequence DNA encoding:
- the LOC141858861 gene encoding TNF receptor-associated factor 6-like isoform X6 — translated: MSCSAGFILSSAWVHKISEHADDDHLNECGFVDVSCPKNCGKKFQRKDLEKHLEDDCPNRTIPCTFCAEEVLWNSLENHFQGCPQYPLSCEKCGKENIPRNEMQDHNEKECPRAELKCPFSVVGCPFEGTRPAVNEHVKQQVFSHLMDLTKEFGALKIERPGLQAPKSLARRTRGGVEAQEKASQNVLLMNLATLCQQQQTEIDGLRRLVNDMTGMVERLERRLNESCMRVETPLQELTFRLNRQETRAFEFEGRVCNGSYTWKIENYRQRRQDAISGIATALHSPAFYTSLYGYKLCLRINLNGVDSGVGRYIALFVHMMQGDYDSILEWPFTGRITLAILDQSEGTEFRQHVSETLIAKPSLLAFQRPTAPRNYKGYGYVEFAPIEHIRDPQYIKNNTMLARIQIDH
- the LOC141858861 gene encoding TNF receptor-associated factor 6-like isoform X3 codes for the protein MQCQCHCYSRGVNSLLYLQKLGAIMDAGSKCPVDNEHLDEWQLNPDIFTKREMLNHPVFCRLKKVHECPWKGPLGKLEDHLNECGFVDVSCPKNCGKKFQRKDLEKHLEDDCPNRTIPCTFCAEEVLWNSLENHFQGCPQYPLSCEKCGKENIPRNEMQDHNEKECPRAELKCPFSVVGCPFEGTRPAVNEHVKQQVFSHLMDLTKEFGALKIERPGLQAPKSLARRTRGGVEAQEKASQNVLLMNLATLCQQQQTEIDGLRRLVNDMTGMVERLERRLNESCMRVETPLQELTFRLNRQETRAFEFEGRVCNGSYTWKIENYRQRRQDAISGIATALHSPAFYTSLYGYKLCLRINLNGVDSGVGRYIALFVHMMQGDYDSILEWPFTGRITLAILDQSEGTEFRQHVSETLIAKPSLLAFQRPTAPRNYKGYGYVEFAPIEHIRDPQYIKNNTMLARIQIDH
- the LOC141858861 gene encoding TNF receptor-associated factor 6-like isoform X4 — protein: MQCQCHCYSRGVNSLLYLQKLGAIMDAGSKCPVDNEHLDEWQDHLNECGFVDVSCPKNCGKKFQRKDLEKHLEDDCPNRTIPCTFCAEEVLWNSLENHFQGCPQYPLSCEKCGKENIPRNEMQDHNEKECPRAELKCPFSVVGCPFEGTRPAVNEHVKQQVFSHLMDLTKEFGALKIERPGLQAPKSLARRTRGGVEAQEKASQNVLLMNLATLCQQQQTEIDGLRRLVNDMTGMVERLERRLNESCMRVETPLQELTFRLNRQETRAFEFEGRVCNGSYTWKIENYRQRRQDAISGIATALHSPAFYTSLYGYKLCLRINLNGVDSGVGRYIALFVHMMQGDYDSILEWPFTGRITLAILDQSEGTEFRQHVSETLIAKPSLLAFQRPTAPRNYKGYGYVEFAPIEHIRDPQYIKNNTMLARIQIDH
- the LOC141858861 gene encoding TNF receptor-associated factor 6-like isoform X1, with amino-acid sequence MSRSFGTESFRETSTNPEGYDEYFDPPVENKYECPICLLGLREPVQTLCGHRFCRGCILRSMRDAGSKCPVDNEHLDEWQLNPDIFTKREMLNHPVFCRLKKVHECPWKGPLGKLEDHLNECGFVDVSCPKNCGKKFQRKDLEKHLEDDCPNRTIPCTFCAEEVLWNSLENHFQGCPQYPLSCEKCGKENIPRNEMQDHNEKECPRAELKCPFSVVGCPFEGTRPAVNEHVKQQVFSHLMDLTKEFGALKIERPGLQAPKSLARRTRGGVEAQEKASQNVLLMNLATLCQQQQTEIDGLRRLVNDMTGMVERLERRLNESCMRVETPLQELTFRLNRQETRAFEFEGRVCNGSYTWKIENYRQRRQDAISGIATALHSPAFYTSLYGYKLCLRINLNGVDSGVGRYIALFVHMMQGDYDSILEWPFTGRITLAILDQSEGTEFRQHVSETLIAKPSLLAFQRPTAPRNYKGYGYVEFAPIEHIRDPQYIKNNTMLARIQIDH
- the LOC141858861 gene encoding TNF receptor-associated factor 6-like isoform X2, with protein sequence MSRSFGTESFRETSTNPEGYDEYFDPPVENKYECPICLLGLREPVQTLCGHRFCRGCILRSMRDAGSKCPVDNEHLDEWQDHLNECGFVDVSCPKNCGKKFQRKDLEKHLEDDCPNRTIPCTFCAEEVLWNSLENHFQGCPQYPLSCEKCGKENIPRNEMQDHNEKECPRAELKCPFSVVGCPFEGTRPAVNEHVKQQVFSHLMDLTKEFGALKIERPGLQAPKSLARRTRGGVEAQEKASQNVLLMNLATLCQQQQTEIDGLRRLVNDMTGMVERLERRLNESCMRVETPLQELTFRLNRQETRAFEFEGRVCNGSYTWKIENYRQRRQDAISGIATALHSPAFYTSLYGYKLCLRINLNGVDSGVGRYIALFVHMMQGDYDSILEWPFTGRITLAILDQSEGTEFRQHVSETLIAKPSLLAFQRPTAPRNYKGYGYVEFAPIEHIRDPQYIKNNTMLARIQIDH
- the LOC141858861 gene encoding TNF receptor-associated factor 6-like isoform X5, giving the protein MLNHPVFCRLKKVHECPWKGPLGKLEDHLNECGFVDVSCPKNCGKKFQRKDLEKHLEDDCPNRTIPCTFCAEEVLWNSLENHFQGCPQYPLSCEKCGKENIPRNEMQDHNEKECPRAELKCPFSVVGCPFEGTRPAVNEHVKQQVFSHLMDLTKEFGALKIERPGLQAPKSLARRTRGGVEAQEKASQNVLLMNLATLCQQQQTEIDGLRRLVNDMTGMVERLERRLNESCMRVETPLQELTFRLNRQETRAFEFEGRVCNGSYTWKIENYRQRRQDAISGIATALHSPAFYTSLYGYKLCLRINLNGVDSGVGRYIALFVHMMQGDYDSILEWPFTGRITLAILDQSEGTEFRQHVSETLIAKPSLLAFQRPTAPRNYKGYGYVEFAPIEHIRDPQYIKNNTMLARIQIDH